A genomic segment from Spinacia oleracea cultivar Varoflay chromosome 3, BTI_SOV_V1, whole genome shotgun sequence encodes:
- the LOC110796548 gene encoding transcription factor HHO2 isoform X1, whose translation MMDFRDNMHKCQEYIHALEDERKKIQVFQRELPLCLDLVTQAIEACKRQLCGNGTTTTTTTECFNGHSECSEQTTSDGPILEEFIPLKRSNSPDDDDELESNKPQINNNDKSGKKSDWLRSVQLWNQTPDPPTTTQEDHQPKKVAVVEVKRNGSVGGAFHPFQKEKNNNGDESDNNNTNNKNNSKKQATSTPAASACSTVQEEEMGPSSGGSGGSDGGGGGSSKKEKDAQSQRKARRCWSPELHRRFVHALQQLGGSHVATPKQIRDSMKVDGLTNDEVKSHLQKYRLHTRRPSSAHHNNGNQQSPQFVVVGGIWVPPEYAATTARDTTTTVAASGGIYAPIATVAAPPRPMHQTSTQRQSSDQSHCEERGSHSEGHVVHSNSPTTSSSTHTTTASHAQ comes from the exons atgatgGATTTTAGAGATAATATGCACAAATGTCAGGAATATATACATGCTTTAGAAGATGAAAGGAAGAAGATTCAAGTTTTCCAACGTGAACTCCCTCTTTGTCTAGACCTTGTTACTCAAG CAATTGAGGCATGTAAGAGACAATTATGTGGGAATGGAACAACAACTACCACTACAACAGAGTGTTTTAATGGACATTCTGAGTGCTCAGAACAAACAACAAGCGACGGTCCAATTTTGGAGGAATTTATACCTTTAAAAAGGAGTAATTCTCCCGATGATGATGACGAACTTGAATCAAATAAGCCCCAAATTAATAACAATGATAAATCCGGCAAGAAATCAGACTGGCTTAGATCTGTTCAGTTGTGGAATCAAACCCCAGATCCACCCACTACCACTCAAGAG GATCACCAGCCAAAGAAAGTGGCGGTTGTTGAGGTGAAGAGGAATGGTAGTGTTGGTGGTGCATTTCATCCATTTCAGAAGGAAAAGAACAACAATGGAGATGAATCCGACAATAATAATacaaataacaaaaacaatagcaagaaacaagCTACATCAACACCGGCTGCCTCCGCTTGCTCGACTGTTCAAGAGGAAGAAATGGGACCGAGTAGTGGCGGAAGCGGCGGcagtgatggtggtggtggtggtagtaGTAAGAAGGAGAAAGATGCACAGTCTCAAAGGAAAGCAAGGAGATGCTGGTCTCCTGAGTTGCACCGGAGATTCGTGCATGCTCTTCAACAACTTGGTGGTTCACATG TTGCTACACCAAAGCAAATAAGGGATTCCATGAAAGTGGATGGACTTACCAATGATGAAGTTAAAAGCCATTTACAG AAATATAGGCTGCACACAAGAAGACCAAGTTCAGCTCATCACAACAATGGCAACCAACAAAGTCCTCAATTCGTAGTCGTAGGAGGCATTTGGGTGCCACCAGAATACGCTGCAACGACAGCAAGGGATACAACAACCACGGTTGCTGCTTCTGGTGGCATCTATGCTCCCATAGCAACTGTGGCGGCACCACCACGACCCATGCACCAAACATCGACACAAAGGCAATCCAGTGATCAATCACATTGTGAGGAAAGGGGAAGTCATAGTGAGGGTCATGTCGTCCATTCCAACTCCCCTACAACGTCGTCTTCTACCCACACAACCACAGCTTCCCATGCACAGTAA
- the LOC110796548 gene encoding transcription factor HHO2 isoform X2 produces the protein MMDFRDNMHKCQEYIHALEDERKKIQVFQRELPLCLDLVTQAIEACKRQLCGNGTTTTTTTECFNGHSECSEQTTSDGPILEEFIPLKRSNSPDDDDELESNKPQINNNDKSGKKSDWLRSVQLWNQTPDPPTTTQEPKKVAVVEVKRNGSVGGAFHPFQKEKNNNGDESDNNNTNNKNNSKKQATSTPAASACSTVQEEEMGPSSGGSGGSDGGGGGSSKKEKDAQSQRKARRCWSPELHRRFVHALQQLGGSHVATPKQIRDSMKVDGLTNDEVKSHLQKYRLHTRRPSSAHHNNGNQQSPQFVVVGGIWVPPEYAATTARDTTTTVAASGGIYAPIATVAAPPRPMHQTSTQRQSSDQSHCEERGSHSEGHVVHSNSPTTSSSTHTTTASHAQ, from the exons atgatgGATTTTAGAGATAATATGCACAAATGTCAGGAATATATACATGCTTTAGAAGATGAAAGGAAGAAGATTCAAGTTTTCCAACGTGAACTCCCTCTTTGTCTAGACCTTGTTACTCAAG CAATTGAGGCATGTAAGAGACAATTATGTGGGAATGGAACAACAACTACCACTACAACAGAGTGTTTTAATGGACATTCTGAGTGCTCAGAACAAACAACAAGCGACGGTCCAATTTTGGAGGAATTTATACCTTTAAAAAGGAGTAATTCTCCCGATGATGATGACGAACTTGAATCAAATAAGCCCCAAATTAATAACAATGATAAATCCGGCAAGAAATCAGACTGGCTTAGATCTGTTCAGTTGTGGAATCAAACCCCAGATCCACCCACTACCACTCAAGAG CCAAAGAAAGTGGCGGTTGTTGAGGTGAAGAGGAATGGTAGTGTTGGTGGTGCATTTCATCCATTTCAGAAGGAAAAGAACAACAATGGAGATGAATCCGACAATAATAATacaaataacaaaaacaatagcaagaaacaagCTACATCAACACCGGCTGCCTCCGCTTGCTCGACTGTTCAAGAGGAAGAAATGGGACCGAGTAGTGGCGGAAGCGGCGGcagtgatggtggtggtggtggtagtaGTAAGAAGGAGAAAGATGCACAGTCTCAAAGGAAAGCAAGGAGATGCTGGTCTCCTGAGTTGCACCGGAGATTCGTGCATGCTCTTCAACAACTTGGTGGTTCACATG TTGCTACACCAAAGCAAATAAGGGATTCCATGAAAGTGGATGGACTTACCAATGATGAAGTTAAAAGCCATTTACAG AAATATAGGCTGCACACAAGAAGACCAAGTTCAGCTCATCACAACAATGGCAACCAACAAAGTCCTCAATTCGTAGTCGTAGGAGGCATTTGGGTGCCACCAGAATACGCTGCAACGACAGCAAGGGATACAACAACCACGGTTGCTGCTTCTGGTGGCATCTATGCTCCCATAGCAACTGTGGCGGCACCACCACGACCCATGCACCAAACATCGACACAAAGGCAATCCAGTGATCAATCACATTGTGAGGAAAGGGGAAGTCATAGTGAGGGTCATGTCGTCCATTCCAACTCCCCTACAACGTCGTCTTCTACCCACACAACCACAGCTTCCCATGCACAGTAA